One segment of Streptomyces sp. NBC_00576 DNA contains the following:
- a CDS encoding acyl-CoA dehydrogenase family protein, whose amino-acid sequence MTTRIAELAAEYDRSGAFPAESLKAAHEAGLLTATIGERYGGRGAGVEETARILHTLGQGDPSVALIAAMTLTTHGRQSVQPHWPEELYARVVKESFVRPVLINHARVEPELGSPARGGLPATRARHTGDGWSVSGTKRFVTGAEGLDWFLVWATTDEPEPRVGTFLVPGDSPGIEVTGHWDQLGLRASGSHDVTFRDVEVPAEHVIGLAPYGPAAEQDNRAGASLHLPLAALYLGVARAAQAYFHTFARTRVPANLGYPVARTERFRRTAGEIEVLLTGAEQLVFGGAARVDAADSSYTPEQALGARVLADRHGVQAVGLAVRLLGNPGLARGNPLERHFRDIQCAPVHAPQEDISVLAIGTKALEANVPEASVRDAEEQDR is encoded by the coding sequence GTGACCACCCGCATCGCCGAACTGGCCGCCGAGTACGACAGGTCGGGCGCGTTCCCCGCCGAGTCCCTGAAGGCCGCCCACGAGGCCGGCCTGCTCACCGCCACCATCGGTGAGCGGTACGGCGGCCGGGGCGCCGGCGTCGAGGAGACCGCGCGCATCCTGCACACCCTCGGCCAAGGGGACCCGTCCGTCGCCCTGATCGCCGCGATGACCCTCACCACCCACGGCCGGCAGTCCGTCCAGCCGCACTGGCCCGAGGAGTTGTACGCCCGGGTCGTCAAGGAGTCGTTCGTGCGTCCCGTGCTCATCAACCACGCCCGCGTGGAACCCGAGTTGGGCTCCCCCGCGCGCGGCGGACTGCCCGCCACCCGGGCCCGGCACACCGGGGACGGCTGGTCGGTCAGCGGGACGAAGCGGTTCGTCACCGGCGCCGAGGGCCTCGACTGGTTCCTGGTGTGGGCCACCACCGACGAGCCGGAGCCACGCGTGGGCACCTTCCTGGTGCCCGGCGACTCGCCCGGCATCGAAGTCACCGGCCACTGGGACCAGTTGGGGCTGCGGGCGAGCGGCAGCCACGACGTGACGTTCCGGGACGTGGAGGTGCCGGCCGAGCACGTCATCGGCCTCGCACCGTACGGTCCGGCCGCCGAGCAGGACAACCGGGCGGGCGCCTCCCTTCATCTACCGCTCGCCGCGCTGTATTTGGGGGTCGCACGGGCCGCGCAGGCGTACTTCCACACGTTCGCGCGGACACGGGTGCCCGCCAACCTCGGGTATCCGGTGGCCCGTACGGAACGGTTCCGGCGGACGGCCGGCGAGATCGAGGTGCTGCTCACCGGAGCCGAGCAGCTGGTGTTCGGGGGTGCCGCCCGGGTGGACGCCGCCGACTCCTCGTACACCCCTGAACAAGCCCTGGGAGCCCGGGTGTTGGCGGACCGCCATGGCGTACAGGCGGTCGGGCTGGCCGTGCGGCTGCTCGGCAATCCGGGGCTGGCCCGGGGAAACCCCCTGGAACGGCACTTCCGCGACATCCAGTGCGCACCCGTGCACGCGCCCCAGGAGGACATCTCCGTGCTCGCGATCGGAACGAAGGCCCTTGAAGCGAATGTCCCGGAGGCATCGGTCCGGGACGCCGAGGAGCAGGACCGGTGA
- a CDS encoding ABC transporter substrate-binding protein yields the protein MFRRSRSLRSLRTSAAVLLLALTAACGSQAKAESSSDQSAVTLRVGATGWKVEEAILKFAHLDDTPYDVKWSVFQGGDLQLQAIRAGALDVASSSEIPPIFAAADGKPNFKVVAVQRGATLNQEVVVPKGSKVTDIAGLKGRKVGYVQNTTAHYFLYQLLKQAGLKWSDVDAKPLLPNDGLAALNGGGIDAFASYGTSIITAHQQGATTVGSGKDILSGNFLWTARDSVLKNPAQQAATADLIARITQAYAYVRDGREAEFAEVVSKNTHQPLAQAKKDLVDQQTQRPTQARTVGDDTIASQQKVADVFTELGALKEHLDVKSFWTTKLNTELAADLKKTP from the coding sequence TTGTTCCGCCGCTCACGTTCACTGCGCTCACTGCGCACGTCCGCCGCCGTCCTGCTGCTCGCCCTCACGGCGGCCTGCGGTAGCCAGGCCAAGGCCGAGTCGTCGTCCGACCAGTCCGCCGTCACCCTGAGGGTCGGTGCGACCGGCTGGAAGGTCGAGGAGGCGATCCTGAAGTTCGCCCACCTCGACGACACCCCCTACGACGTCAAGTGGAGCGTGTTCCAAGGGGGTGACCTCCAGCTCCAGGCGATCCGCGCAGGCGCCCTCGACGTCGCCTCCTCCAGCGAGATCCCGCCGATCTTCGCCGCCGCCGACGGCAAGCCGAACTTCAAGGTCGTCGCCGTGCAGCGCGGCGCCACGCTCAACCAGGAGGTCGTCGTCCCCAAGGGCTCGAAGGTGACCGACATCGCCGGGCTGAAGGGCAGGAAGGTCGGCTACGTACAGAACACCACCGCCCACTACTTCCTCTACCAACTGCTGAAGCAGGCGGGCCTGAAGTGGTCCGACGTCGACGCCAAGCCGTTGCTGCCCAACGACGGCCTCGCGGCCCTGAACGGTGGTGGCATCGACGCCTTCGCCTCCTACGGCACGTCGATCATCACCGCCCACCAGCAGGGCGCGACGACTGTCGGCTCTGGCAAGGACATCCTGTCGGGCAACTTCCTGTGGACGGCCCGCGACAGCGTGCTGAAGAACCCCGCCCAGCAGGCGGCGACGGCCGATCTGATCGCCCGGATCACCCAGGCGTACGCGTACGTCAGGGACGGCCGCGAAGCCGAGTTCGCCGAGGTCGTCTCCAAGAACACCCACCAGCCGCTCGCTCAGGCGAAGAAGGACCTGGTCGACCAGCAGACCCAGCGTCCGACGCAGGCCCGCACGGTCGGCGACGACACCATCGCCTCGCAGCAGAAGGTGGCGGACGTCTTCACCGAACTCGGCGCGCTGAAAGAGCACTTGGACGTGAAGTCGTTCTGGACGACGAAGCTCAACACCGAACTTGCCGCCGACCTGAAGAAGACGCCGTGA
- a CDS encoding LLM class flavin-dependent oxidoreductase — protein MPVEFISAVHTDSGASGPAAASRTGFDPDHLRKYARALDDGGFDHTLVAYHSASPDAFQVAQFVATHTERVRPILAHRPGVIFPTHAARALATLDRISDGRLTLHIISGGSDEEQRREGDYLDKRERYERSDEYIQILRKVWQAEGPVSHEGKYFRFEGYYSDVKPVNGLVPISVGGSSEDAYRVGGQQGDIFGLWGEPLKETAEQIAAVNAVAAAAGRPDPRIWVSFRPIIAPTDELAWEKAHRTLGVLKDQASNTELLRHYRTNGRPANVGSQRLLDIAERGEVHDRCLWTAPAVATNAAGASTALVGSPETVAKALLDYVDIGCDLLSIRGYDPLNDAIDYARYVLPLVRQELAHRAASSTRAA, from the coding sequence ATGCCTGTCGAGTTCATCAGCGCCGTGCACACCGACTCCGGGGCCTCCGGTCCTGCCGCGGCGAGCCGCACCGGTTTCGACCCCGACCACCTCCGCAAGTACGCCCGCGCCCTCGACGACGGCGGCTTCGACCACACCCTGGTCGCCTATCACTCGGCTTCGCCGGACGCCTTCCAGGTGGCCCAGTTCGTCGCCACGCACACCGAGCGGGTGCGGCCGATCCTGGCCCACCGGCCGGGGGTGATCTTCCCGACGCACGCGGCCCGGGCGCTGGCCACCCTGGACCGGATCAGCGACGGTCGGCTCACGCTGCACATCATCTCCGGGGGCAGCGACGAGGAGCAGCGCCGCGAGGGCGACTATCTCGACAAGCGGGAGCGGTACGAGCGTTCGGACGAATACATCCAGATCCTGCGCAAGGTGTGGCAGGCCGAGGGGCCCGTCTCGCACGAGGGCAAGTACTTCCGGTTCGAGGGCTACTACTCCGATGTGAAGCCCGTGAACGGGCTGGTGCCGATCTCCGTCGGCGGGTCGTCCGAGGACGCCTACCGGGTCGGTGGGCAGCAGGGCGACATCTTCGGGCTGTGGGGCGAGCCGCTCAAGGAGACGGCCGAGCAGATCGCCGCCGTCAACGCGGTCGCCGCTGCCGCCGGGCGCCCCGACCCCCGTATCTGGGTGTCGTTCCGTCCGATCATCGCGCCCACCGACGAACTGGCCTGGGAGAAGGCCCACCGCACGCTCGGTGTGCTCAAGGACCAGGCGTCGAACACCGAGCTGCTGCGCCACTACCGGACCAACGGCCGTCCCGCGAACGTCGGTTCGCAGCGGCTGCTGGACATCGCCGAGCGGGGCGAGGTCCACGACCGGTGCCTGTGGACCGCCCCGGCGGTCGCCACCAACGCGGCCGGCGCCTCCACAGCACTGGTCGGCTCACCGGAGACGGTCGCGAAAGCGCTCCTCGACTACGTCGACATCGGCTGCGACCTGCTGTCGATCCGCGGCTACGACCCGCTCAACGACGCGATCGACTACGCCCGTTACGTCCTTCCGCTGGTCCGCCAGGAACTCGCCCACCGCGCGGCCAGCTCAACTCGAGCCGCCTGA
- a CDS encoding ABC transporter substrate-binding protein: protein MIRRIATAALSLTALLALTACGADSSADAAGSGSRVTLTLGDQAKTLQTLVDASGALKGAKYKVKWAEFEGAAPLFQAVQAGAADTTYSADLPALQALSGGVKFKNVAALKNDGHHTGIIVRKGSEVRSVKDLKGKKVVVSSAKGSIAEYLLANVLKQNGLEYSDVKVQYLLPTDAQAAFSSGKIDVWATFGVYQAVGLQQGGRLLVDGADGRISGYGFIGASDKALADPAKKAALGDFLKRLGTALKWTSTHQDAYADAIVERNGATPAIAKTLASAAYSKVLPITPEVSSTVQDVADLMNGIGVLDPNVDVADSADTSVLK from the coding sequence GTGATACGCAGAATCGCCACCGCCGCGCTGAGCCTCACCGCCCTGCTGGCGCTGACCGCCTGCGGCGCGGACTCCTCGGCGGACGCCGCCGGAAGCGGCTCCCGGGTGACCCTCACCCTCGGCGACCAGGCCAAGACGCTCCAGACGCTCGTCGACGCGTCCGGCGCGCTCAAGGGCGCCAAGTACAAGGTGAAGTGGGCCGAGTTCGAGGGCGCGGCCCCGCTGTTCCAGGCCGTGCAGGCGGGCGCCGCCGACACCACCTACTCCGCCGATCTGCCCGCCCTGCAGGCGCTCAGCGGTGGTGTGAAGTTCAAGAACGTGGCCGCGCTGAAGAACGACGGCCACCACACCGGGATCATCGTCCGCAAGGGCTCGGAGGTGCGAAGCGTCAAGGACCTCAAGGGCAAGAAGGTCGTGGTGTCCTCGGCGAAGGGCAGCATCGCCGAGTACCTGCTCGCCAACGTCCTGAAGCAGAACGGCCTCGAATATTCCGATGTGAAGGTGCAGTACCTGCTGCCGACGGACGCGCAGGCCGCCTTCTCCTCCGGGAAGATCGACGTCTGGGCGACCTTCGGTGTCTACCAGGCCGTCGGCCTCCAGCAGGGCGGCCGGCTCCTCGTCGACGGCGCAGACGGCCGGATCAGCGGCTACGGCTTCATCGGGGCCTCGGACAAGGCCCTCGCGGACCCGGCGAAGAAGGCCGCGCTCGGCGACTTCCTGAAGCGGCTCGGTACGGCGCTGAAGTGGACGAGCACGCACCAGGACGCGTACGCCGACGCCATCGTCGAGCGCAACGGCGCCACCCCGGCGATCGCGAAGACACTTGCCTCGGCCGCGTACAGCAAGGTGCTGCCGATCACACCGGAGGTCAGCTCGACCGTCCAGGACGTGGCCGACCTCATGAACGGCATCGGTGTCCTCGACCCGAACGTCGACGTGGCCGATTCGGCCGACACCTCCGTCCTCAAGTAA
- a CDS encoding ABC transporter ATP-binding protein encodes MADTTSHSVITTNSVEIRGLSRAFDGNTVLHELDLDIREGEFVALLGHSGCGKSTLLRILAGLDEEIGGEVTVPARRSAAFQSPRLLPWLKVWRNVVLGLPGRPDRALAAKALDEVGIADRATVWPKTLSGGQAQRVSLARALVREPELLLLDEPFGALDALTRGRVQQLVAELWQRHGCAILLVTHDVEEALLLADRVLVMDEGRIAHDLTVDLPRSRDLTSPEFVTLRARLLGWLGVTAHTLEGTPS; translated from the coding sequence ATGGCCGACACCACGAGCCACAGCGTCATCACGACCAACAGCGTGGAAATACGGGGGCTTTCGCGGGCCTTCGACGGCAACACCGTCCTGCACGAGCTCGATCTCGACATCCGGGAGGGCGAGTTCGTGGCGCTGCTCGGGCACAGCGGCTGCGGCAAGTCGACACTGCTGCGCATTCTCGCCGGACTCGACGAAGAGATCGGCGGCGAGGTGACCGTGCCCGCGCGGCGCAGCGCGGCCTTCCAGTCGCCGCGGCTGCTGCCCTGGCTGAAGGTGTGGCGCAACGTCGTCCTCGGGTTGCCCGGCCGGCCCGACCGGGCGCTCGCCGCGAAGGCGCTGGACGAGGTCGGTATCGCGGACCGCGCGACCGTCTGGCCCAAGACGCTGTCCGGCGGCCAGGCCCAGCGGGTCTCGCTGGCCCGCGCCCTGGTCCGCGAGCCCGAACTGCTGCTCCTTGACGAGCCGTTCGGCGCCCTCGACGCGCTGACCCGGGGCAGGGTGCAGCAGTTGGTCGCCGAGCTGTGGCAACGGCACGGCTGCGCGATCCTCCTGGTCACGCATGACGTGGAGGAGGCGCTGCTGCTCGCCGACCGGGTCCTGGTGATGGACGAGGGGCGCATCGCCCACGACCTCACCGTCGACCTGCCCCGCTCCCGCGATCTCACCTCGCCCGAGTTCGTCACCCTCCGCGCCCGCCTCCTCGGCTGGCTCGGCGTCACCGCACACACCCTCGAAGGGACCCCCTCGTGA
- a CDS encoding ABC transporter permease, producing the protein MTTKPLDAAPLALPTPDTPPDRAPRITIRGAARTTRRFQLPRSVRRSAGPVGLVLLWFLTSATGVLPESVLASPVDVLKQAVDLTKNGELPSAIAASGRRAAIGFLIGATVALVLSLLAGLFRLGEDVIDSSMGMFRAIPWVGLIPLFIVWFGIEETPKIALVALGVTYPLYFNIYGGIRSTDAQLVEAARMMGLGRLGLIRYVILPSALPGALVGLRYALSTAWLALVFAEQINADAGLGYLMSNAQQYFRTDIIVLCLAVYALLGLACDFAVRVLSRRLLTWRANFEGEA; encoded by the coding sequence ATGACAACCAAACCGCTCGACGCGGCGCCCCTGGCCCTGCCGACCCCCGACACTCCCCCGGACCGGGCACCCCGGATCACCATCCGCGGCGCCGCCCGCACCACCCGCCGCTTCCAGCTTCCCCGTTCGGTACGCCGGTCCGCCGGTCCCGTGGGCCTCGTACTCCTCTGGTTCCTGACCTCGGCCACGGGTGTGCTGCCCGAGTCGGTGCTCGCCTCACCCGTGGACGTCCTGAAACAGGCCGTCGACCTGACGAAGAACGGTGAACTGCCCAGCGCCATCGCCGCGTCGGGCCGCCGGGCCGCCATCGGCTTCCTCATCGGAGCGACCGTCGCGCTCGTTCTCTCCCTGCTCGCCGGGCTGTTCCGGCTCGGCGAGGACGTCATCGACTCGTCGATGGGCATGTTCCGGGCGATCCCCTGGGTGGGTCTGATCCCGCTGTTCATCGTCTGGTTCGGTATCGAGGAGACCCCGAAGATCGCGCTGGTCGCCCTCGGTGTCACCTACCCGCTGTACTTCAACATCTACGGCGGGATCAGGTCCACCGACGCCCAACTCGTCGAAGCCGCACGGATGATGGGGCTCGGCCGGCTCGGGCTGATCCGGTACGTCATCCTGCCGAGCGCACTGCCCGGAGCACTCGTGGGGCTCCGGTACGCGCTCTCCACCGCCTGGCTCGCCCTCGTCTTCGCCGAGCAGATCAACGCGGACGCGGGACTCGGCTATCTGATGAGCAACGCCCAGCAGTACTTCCGTACCGACATCATCGTGCTCTGCCTCGCCGTGTACGCACTGCTCGGCCTCGCCTGCGACTTCGCCGTACGGGTCCTGTCCCGCCGCCTGCTGACCTGGCGGGCCAACTTCGAAGGCGAGGCGTGA
- a CDS encoding sulfurtransferase: MSTSRVTTTVTQLRDALASGQPPLVLDVRWALGDPYGRDHYTDAHIPGAVYVDLDTELAAPPSPEGGRHPLPRLAELQKAARGWGLRQGQPVVVHDDLGNTAAARAWWLLRYAGVAEVTLLDGALGAWRAAQLPLESGIPVDPEPGDVVLRAGGLPLTDADGAAELASVGLLLDARAAERYRGEVEPVDPRAGHIPGAVSAPTGENLAADGTFLSPELLRKRFEDRGAGEASRIGVYCGSGVTAAHQIAALTIAGFDATLFAGSWSAWSADPTRPAATGPEPS; the protein is encoded by the coding sequence ATGAGCACCTCGCGTGTGACGACCACCGTCACCCAGCTTCGCGACGCCCTCGCCTCCGGGCAGCCGCCCCTGGTCCTCGACGTCCGCTGGGCGCTCGGCGACCCGTACGGCCGCGATCACTACACCGACGCGCACATCCCGGGCGCGGTGTATGTCGACCTCGACACCGAACTGGCCGCGCCGCCCAGCCCGGAGGGCGGCCGGCATCCGTTGCCCCGCCTCGCGGAGTTGCAGAAGGCGGCCCGCGGCTGGGGTCTCCGGCAGGGCCAACCGGTCGTCGTCCATGACGACTTGGGCAACACCGCCGCCGCAAGAGCATGGTGGCTGCTCCGGTACGCCGGAGTGGCCGAAGTGACTCTGCTGGACGGGGCGTTGGGTGCCTGGAGGGCGGCGCAACTGCCGCTGGAGTCCGGTATTCCCGTCGATCCGGAACCCGGCGATGTCGTTCTGAGGGCGGGCGGGCTGCCGCTCACCGATGCCGACGGTGCCGCCGAACTCGCCAGCGTCGGGCTGCTGTTGGATGCTCGCGCCGCCGAACGGTACCGGGGTGAGGTGGAGCCGGTGGATCCCCGCGCGGGACACATCCCGGGCGCGGTCTCCGCACCCACCGGGGAGAACCTCGCGGCCGACGGCACGTTCCTGTCGCCCGAGCTACTGCGCAAACGGTTCGAGGACCGGGGTGCCGGTGAGGCGTCGCGCATCGGCGTGTACTGCGGTTCCGGTGTCACCGCCGCCCACCAGATCGCCGCGCTCACCATCGCCGGTTTCGACGCGACCCTCTTCGCCGGTTCCTGGTCCGCCTGGTCCGCCGATCCCACCCGCCCGGCTGCGACCGGCCCCGAGCCCTCCTGA
- a CDS encoding alpha/beta hydrolase — protein MPSSSSPPAPTPASWDEPEGLAARGTLIVLPGRGEHGGVYERFGRRLAFDAYRVRALGDPSADPSVLDEAAKLLADESLPGPKVLVGSDTGARYAVQLAAEHPVGVDALVLVGLPTGPWTSGSWEEELAARTACPTHQGRLADDPAFRRGAIEAAVDLPEPQLDQVQVPVLALHGKDDTVSPLDRALTVYEGHTNVRSVTFAGGRHDVLNDALHRTAAATVVLFLERLRLSPELPAIAEGLA, from the coding sequence ATGCCCTCTTCGTCGTCGCCCCCCGCCCCCACCCCCGCCTCCTGGGACGAACCCGAAGGTCTCGCCGCGCGCGGCACGCTGATCGTGCTGCCCGGCCGGGGCGAACACGGCGGTGTGTACGAGCGGTTCGGCCGCCGTCTCGCCTTCGACGCCTACCGCGTACGGGCGTTGGGTGACCCGTCCGCTGATCCGTCCGTGCTCGACGAAGCGGCCAAGCTCCTCGCCGACGAGTCACTGCCGGGCCCGAAGGTCCTGGTCGGTTCGGACACTGGTGCCCGGTACGCCGTCCAGCTCGCCGCCGAGCACCCGGTGGGCGTCGACGCGCTGGTCCTCGTGGGTCTGCCCACCGGCCCCTGGACGTCCGGGAGTTGGGAGGAGGAGCTGGCCGCACGGACCGCTTGCCCGACCCACCAGGGGCGCCTCGCCGACGACCCCGCCTTCCGGCGCGGCGCGATCGAGGCGGCCGTCGACCTGCCGGAGCCGCAGCTCGACCAGGTCCAGGTGCCCGTGCTCGCCCTGCACGGCAAGGACGACACGGTCAGCCCGCTCGACCGGGCGCTGACCGTCTACGAGGGGCACACGAACGTCCGGAGCGTGACTTTCGCCGGCGGCCGGCACGACGTGCTCAACGACGCGCTGCACCGCACCGCCGCCGCCACAGTCGTCCTCTTCCTCGAACGGCTGCGCCTGTCCCCCGAGCTGCCCGCGATCGCGGAGGGCCTCGCATGA
- a CDS encoding LysR family transcriptional regulator: MPQPVLDIVALRSLTAIADHGGFHRAAQALALSQSAVSQHVRRLEKTLGRPVVEREGRGMRFTPEGRLLLEQARRVLAVHDEAVRTLLDVDGDTITLGSTEHAADQFLPLLTAAVEAVRPGCRVRFRIDRSARLVEAVERGSVDVAVYVTEAAATEGTPVGGLPLTWHAPPGWAPPAAPAPVPLVAIEDPCAIRRRAIATLAEQGVAASVVGDAGYLAGVLDLARTGRGVALLATVGPAPDGLTPYEGLPPVPPIPMSALARPGTDPATVEAAFAAVRQLLS; encoded by the coding sequence ATGCCCCAACCTGTCCTCGACATCGTGGCGCTGCGCAGCCTGACCGCGATCGCCGACCACGGCGGCTTCCATCGCGCGGCCCAGGCGCTCGCCCTGAGTCAGTCCGCGGTCAGCCAGCACGTCCGCCGGCTGGAGAAGACCCTGGGCCGGCCCGTCGTCGAGCGCGAGGGCCGGGGCATGCGGTTCACCCCGGAGGGCCGACTGCTGCTGGAACAGGCCCGCCGTGTCCTCGCCGTCCACGACGAGGCCGTACGCACCCTGCTCGACGTCGACGGCGACACGATCACCCTCGGCTCCACAGAGCACGCCGCCGACCAGTTCCTGCCACTGCTGACCGCGGCCGTCGAAGCGGTGCGCCCCGGCTGTCGGGTGCGGTTCCGCATCGACCGGTCGGCGCGGCTGGTGGAGGCGGTGGAGCGCGGCAGCGTGGATGTCGCCGTGTACGTCACGGAGGCCGCCGCGACGGAGGGCACACCGGTCGGTGGGCTGCCGCTGACCTGGCACGCTCCCCCCGGCTGGGCACCCCCGGCCGCCCCGGCGCCGGTTCCGCTGGTCGCCATCGAGGACCCCTGCGCCATCCGCCGTCGAGCCATCGCGACCCTCGCCGAGCAGGGCGTCGCGGCGTCGGTGGTCGGCGACGCGGGCTATCTGGCGGGCGTCCTCGACCTCGCCCGCACCGGCCGGGGCGTGGCCCTGCTGGCAACGGTCGGCCCGGCCCCCGACGGCCTCACCCCGTACGAGGGCCTGCCCCCGGTCCCCCCGATCCCGATGAGCGCCCTGGCCCGCCCGGGCACGGACCCGGCAACGGTAGAAGCAGCTTTCGCGGCGGTACGCCAACTACTGAGCTGA
- a CDS encoding MarR family winged helix-turn-helix transcriptional regulator — MAANKAGTGLADQWRDILAAHARTMCEIDRALHPHGLGASDFEVLDVLVSEEAAATNPSAPGEQCRVQDIAGRVHLSQSALSRLIGRLEKDGLVERSMCVEDRRGVRVALTARGRALHGEVLPLQRAALARTLGE, encoded by the coding sequence ATGGCAGCGAACAAGGCCGGTACGGGGCTGGCGGACCAGTGGCGGGACATCCTGGCGGCGCACGCGCGCACGATGTGCGAGATCGACCGCGCGCTGCATCCGCACGGCCTGGGCGCCAGTGACTTCGAGGTGCTCGACGTCCTGGTCTCCGAGGAGGCCGCCGCGACGAACCCCTCCGCCCCGGGCGAGCAGTGCCGGGTGCAGGACATCGCCGGCCGGGTCCATCTCAGCCAGAGTGCGCTGTCGCGGCTCATCGGGCGGCTGGAGAAGGACGGGCTGGTGGAGCGCAGCATGTGCGTGGAGGACCGGCGGGGGGTGCGGGTCGCTCTGACGGCTCGGGGGCGTGCGCTGCACGGTGAGGTTCTGCCGCTTCAGCGGGCCGCTTTGGCGCGGACGTTGGGCGAGTAG
- a CDS encoding LacI family DNA-binding transcriptional regulator gives MTMSNTGGRRKPPTIHDVAREAGVSRGTVSRVLNGGHYVSPTAHEAVNAAIRKTGYVVNRHARSLITGRSDSIGFLLTEPQERFFEDPNFNVLLRGCTQALAAHDIPLLLMLAGTEDERRRLTRYITAGHVDGVLLVSSHSGDPVAQELCEAGVPLVACGKPIGLGSKVSYVAAADRDGARDMVRHLLSLGRRRIGVVTGPLDTPGGVERLAGYREVLAEEGIEYDERLVVSGDYSRASGEAGADRLLAQCPDLDAVFVASDLMAQGVLTALERAERSVPGDVSVGGFDDSSAALAARPQLTTIRQPYDRISAEMVRVLLAQIGGEDPAAVILPTELIKRGSA, from the coding sequence ATGACCATGAGCAATACCGGGGGCCGGCGCAAACCGCCGACGATCCACGACGTGGCCCGCGAGGCAGGAGTATCCCGAGGCACCGTCTCGCGTGTGCTCAACGGCGGGCACTACGTCAGCCCGACCGCCCACGAGGCGGTGAACGCCGCGATCCGCAAAACGGGTTACGTGGTGAACCGCCACGCCCGCTCGCTCATCACCGGGCGCTCGGACTCGATCGGCTTCCTGCTGACGGAGCCTCAGGAGCGGTTCTTCGAGGACCCCAACTTCAACGTGCTGCTGCGGGGTTGCACCCAGGCACTGGCGGCGCACGACATCCCCCTGCTGCTGATGCTGGCGGGCACGGAGGACGAACGGCGCCGCCTCACGCGGTACATCACCGCCGGACACGTCGACGGGGTACTGCTGGTCTCCAGCCACTCCGGTGACCCGGTGGCGCAGGAACTGTGCGAGGCGGGCGTACCGCTCGTCGCGTGCGGCAAGCCGATCGGCCTCGGCTCCAAGGTGAGCTACGTGGCGGCGGCCGACCGCGACGGCGCCCGCGACATGGTCCGCCACCTCCTCTCCCTGGGCCGCCGCCGCATCGGCGTCGTCACGGGTCCACTGGACACCCCGGGCGGTGTGGAACGCCTCGCCGGCTACCGCGAGGTCCTGGCCGAGGAGGGCATCGAGTACGACGAACGCCTCGTCGTCTCCGGCGACTACAGCCGGGCCAGCGGCGAGGCGGGCGCGGACCGGCTGCTGGCCCAGTGCCCGGACCTGGACGCCGTGTTCGTCGCGTCCGACCTGATGGCCCAGGGTGTGCTCACGGCACTGGAACGGGCGGAACGGAGCGTCCCCGGGGACGTGTCGGTGGGCGGCTTCGACGACTCCTCGGCGGCCCTGGCCGCCCGCCCCCAGCTGACGACCATCCGGCAGCCCTACGACCGGATCAGCGCCGAGATGGTCCGGGTACTGCTCGCCCAGATCGGCGGCGAGGACCCGGCGGCGGTGATCCTGCCCACCGAGCTGATCAAGCGGGGGTCTGCCTGA